GACAAAAGGCTATCCTCGTGTGTCTGGCGTCTAGGAATGGTCGTCGCCCCGCATTACGACATCCAGTGCACGAATAATGAGACCGACTCATAACATGGGGCATCAAAACGTGGGGGCAAAGGAGGTCCAATCAAAGAATGCAAGAGGATCAAGATCCCAGGGCATCAGGGCATCTCCAAAGTCGATCTCCGAACCAGTATCTGGCAGTACTGCTTGGTCCATGGAATACAGACCAGGTAGTTCTTCTCCTGACTTCGCGCCTAAACGAGATCGTTGGATCGTCAATGCCTTCTGTCGAAGTCGACACAAAACGGCCCAATGAGGATCACACTCCCGCCAGCCTGCATCGCGCTCTGTTAACTCGAAGCATTTCTGGACAGCGTTCCAGGCTCGCGTAACACCAGGGGTTTCGGGACAGACGCATAGATGCCACAGGGCATACGTGAGCAGATGGTACGGAGTGTAGCTTGAGGACAACCAACTGTAGCTCTTGAGCACTTCATCCGTGAGCATCTCGGATCCGCATTCGAGTCCCTCGCATGCATAGGAGAGGGTTTCCTCGTTAATGTGCTTTGCAGATTGCTTAGCACTTAGGCCATTGAGTGACTGAATGTGCACCAAAGCCTTGGCTTTACAGAGGAGTAGGCGGCCCAACAGAAACGTAGCTTTCTGGACTGGAACGTTCTGGTCGCAATATTTCAGATATGTTCTACTCAAACGAGTGTCAAAGTCGGCCACGAGCTTCCGGGATTCATCATGCACATCTTTACCAGGTTGCGATTGCAACGAAACCCGGTGGATGCGCGCAAATACCTTACTCGCCTCTGCGGTAATCAAGAACATGGTCATCTCCGTCCACGTTTCTTTTGCAGCTGGCGGAGTCTTCAACTGGGGACTAAGGTCGCTGTCGTCGACGTTCAATGGCAGCTTGGTGTTGGAGATAGTCTCAAAGCCCCCGACGAGTCCATGATCTTCGGCCACTCGCTTATCGGCGGTGATAATATGCCACCACAGACGACGTCGCAGCTCACATTCGAGAATCGGCAGATTGAAATTGCTTCCATCGCGATGAAGCCCGATTGACTGAGCCGCGTATATTGTCAGACCGTTCAAAACCCAGTTCGAGCGACCGCTGCTATGGAATCGGCGACATCGCTAGAACAATTAGCTCCAACACATCTCTAGAAGGGGAAGAGCCTTACGACATAGATAGCCATAGCCTGTAGAGAGGTTATGGTCGGTGAGTCCAGAAACGAAGAATTGTACAGCGAAACTTCCAATCCCCGTTGATATTTCTGCACAGCGGCATGTTTCTGGCCACCCAAAAAATCGCCCTCATTGATAGATAGTAAGCTCGTGGTTGCAGCGAAGTAGATTGCAAATAGAAGCGCGCTTAGATCCGCTGGTACATCACCTGGGGAGTTAATGGCATTGTATACCTTGGGTAGTAGTGTTGGAATATGTACAACCCTCATGAGCGGATTTACATTGTTCAAATAGACCTGCCATAACTGCGTTGCCTCCCAGCGAGAAGGATATAACTCTGCGACATCTGATACCGTGTGCTGCGGGTTTAACAATAACCCCTCTGCGCGCAGAGGAGAGAATGCAGTAGAACTCCCATTGGCGCTATATGGAGACTCTATCGCCGTTTGAAGCTCTTTCTCCTACCAAGTCATTAACAATAAGAACATATCAACAGAACACATGGCCCAACTTTTTCCAAAACATGCGACAAAAAAGACTCATTGATATACCTCGTCGAAGGACCAGAAGTCACCAAGAAGCCCTCTCTCGACCCGTGATGTTCCCTAGACTGTTGACCCACAGCAGTCCGATCAGTAGAAACCGGCCCTAACCCTTTAGACAGTGCTGAACTTGTAACCGtaacatcctcatccccaCCCACTTTCGCCGCAACGGTCCGTTCCAAGCGCGCCAATCGAGCCGCCACCTCATTCAGACTTACATTCGGAGCTCGGCGCTTAGTCTTCTCAGACCCTGGGTAGCGACAGGTCACATTTGACCGGGTGCATGTCGTGCATGGATGAGACTTGTCGCAGCGCACCTTTCGCTGATGGCAGCGGATACAGGATCGTGAGACGTTGTAGCGTCGGAGGACCCTTGTTTCTTCGTAGGTGTTATCTGAGACATTTCCGCTTTCCATGCCTTTGTGTAATTTATGCTATTTTTATTATGAAAACGTAATGTACGATGTTAGAAGTAAATGAAGGTGGTAGGATGACAAGTGGGAGTTATATCGGAGGTTCGGTCGTTCGGTCGTTCGTGCTCGGCAGCTGAACGGCCGATCCCGAATGCTGCGACACCAATTGCTGAAGAACTTAGATTGAAGCATAGCACCAAGACAACAGCAAGTACAGCCGATTTAATCCCTCTGGGTGATACCCGGAGATAATCATTCCTATAATTGACTTCAGGAACGCATTATACAATGTCGATCCTTCGCTCGGGCCTTAGAATATCTCACCCACCCCTTGGAAAATCAACGAGGATCCGTTTTATCCCTAGAAGAACAGTGGCATCCATCGCTTCAAAGCCCCTACGCCAGTTCCCCAAGTCAGACTTTGTAAAACTAGACTCCAGAACGAAAatagaggaagaggaggtaCCCTTTTATAACCCCCGCAAAACTTCTATCCTGTATACATTGGTGAAGTGATAGCATCAAGATACCAGGTGGTTTCAAAGCTTGGATATGGTACATCTTCGACCGTCTGGTTGTGCTGTGATCTTCAGTAAGTATTCCGATGATACTATAACATGTTGCGGATTGTAATTGgctttacggagtagaagCAATGGTTTCGTGACACTCAAAGTTTGCACTCGGGGACAACGCCCTGAACATGAAATATCTGTTTCGAAGCATCTGGAGAACTCTAATAACCACCCCGGGAAAAGTCTCACCCGTTTAGTTCTGGACTCCTTCGAGATTACCGGTCCTTATGGAAAGCATGTTTGCTTGACTTATCAGCCACTTGGAATGAGCTTCACGGAATTCCGAAACTCGCTCCCTGACAATAAATTCTCAAAGGATCTCACACAGACAAGTATCCAACTTGTGTTAATAGCACTAGCGTTTTTGCATGATAACCATGTTGTTCATACCGGTGAGTTCATCCTTATATATCAACAAGTCCACAGTGAGAGACGCTCACAGAAAAGCTTAGATATTTCATCGAACAATATACTACAAGGGAATATGGATAGCGAAGTTCTCTGTcaaattgaagaagatgaattAAAGCGACCAACTCCCAGGAAGGTTCTGAATGACCGTTACATATATCACTCTCGACCTATGCCTGTATGTGCTAGTTTGCCTGTTGTTTCTGATCTTGGGGAGGCTCGGAttggaaaacaaaaacatagAGGCGATATTATGCCAGGGATATATCGGGCGCCAGAAGTAATTCTAGATATGGACTGGGATTGTAAGGTTGATATCTGGTCAACTGGAGCTATGGTAAGTTGTCTATTAGGTTTTCTCGGTAGATTCGGCATAAGACTGACAGATTACTTAGGTTTGGGACCTCGTGCAAGATAGCCACCTTTTTTTCGCGAAGAGGAACGGCCTTCTCGATGATGAGCAGCATCTAGCGGAGATGGTGTCACTTATGGGACCTCCGCCTCCGGAATTCCTGAGGAGAAGCCAGAAATGTCGCCAATTCTGGGATGAGCAAGGTATGTCTTCTTGTTTTAGCATTCTCCTACTTATATAACGTTGACTCCTGCGTCATAGGTAATTGGAAAGGCTCTATGCCCGTACCAGAACAGTCACTGGAAATAAGGGAGCGGCAGTTTTCAGGAGGAGATAAAGAGCTCTTTCTGAATTTCCTGCGGAGAATATTTCGTTGGTTACCTGAGGAGCGACCAACTGCGGAGGAGCTGGCGTATGATGACTTCTTAATGCAGCCCATCATATCGGATGCTTAGAAGGTGATGGGCTCTTCTTAAAGGTATGAATGCTATGAACTACTCCATTCCATTAAATACTCACATGCTCGTTcattccttttctccgtGTCCATAATCCTCTTATACAGAGATGCGTAATAATTAGCTGTCATTGAATTTGTCTTCGTTTTTTGTCCTTGCATGCCGTCCAATTATCTGAGGTTTTCCGTATATGTTTGTCGGGGGTGCGGGAGACACAGATCACGAGATCCGGTATTGTGAGCATGTCTATATATTCATCAGATAACATTTGTCCTATTCCCTGAAGAATATACCGAATCTATTGGATAGTGCGGTCTTCCAGGAGAGGTAAATGAAATATCGCTCCACTATCCCGTGTTCTCCTATTGTTTCATGCCACTCACCGATTTAGACCAACAATTTCCGAGCGATGTAAGTGCAGAGATAAGGGGTCAGTGAGCTTTCCATTTGGCCAATGCCATGCTGACTTTGAGTGAAGGTATGGGCTATCGTCAGTATGGTATCGAGTATAAGTGGAGGGAAGAGGAGTGTTATATGATTCGACTGACGTTCTAGAATCCAGCGGTGAGTTCGGCGAGGACTAC
The sequence above is a segment of the Aspergillus flavus chromosome 4, complete sequence genome. Coding sequences within it:
- a CDS encoding C6 transcription factor yields the protein MESGNVSDNTYEETRVLRRYNVSRSCIRCHQRKVRCDKSHPCTTCTRSNVTCRYPGSEKTKRRAPNVSLNEVAARLARLERTVAAKVGGDEDVTVTSSALSKGLGPVSTDRTAVGQQSREHHGSREGFLVTSGPSTRYINESFLSHVLEKEKELQTAIESPYSANGSSTAFSPLRAEGLLLNPQHTVSDVAELYPSRWEATQLWQVYLNNVNPLMRVVHIPTLLPKVYNAINSPGDVPADLSALLFAIYFAATTSLLSINEGDFLGGQKHAAVQKYQRGLEVSLYNSSFLDSPTITSLQAMAIYVRCRRFHSSGRSNWVLNGLTIYAAQSIGLHRDGSNFNLPILECELRRRLWWHIITADKRVAEDHGLVGGFETISNTKLPLNVDDSDLSPQLKTPPAAKETWTEMTMFLITAEASKVFARIHRVSLQSQPGKDVHDESRKLVADFDTRLSRTYLKYCDQNVPVQKATFLLGRLLLCKAKALVHIQSLNGLSAKQSAKHINEETLSYACEGLECGSEMLTDEVLKSYSWLSSSYTPYHLLTYALWHLCVCPETPGVTRAWNAVQKCFELTERDAGWRECDPHWAVLCRLRQKALTIQRSRLGAKSGEELPGLYSMDQAVLPDTGSEIDFGDALMPWDLDPLAFFDWTSFAPTF
- a CDS encoding protein kinase; translation: MSILRSGLRISHPPLGKSTRIRFIPRRTVASIASKPLRQFPKSDFVKLDSRTKIEEEEVVSKLGYGTSSTVWLCCDLQSNGFVTLKVCTRGQRPEHEISVSKHLENSNNHPGKSLTRLVLDSFEITGPYGKHVCLTYQPLGMSFTEFRNSLPDNKFSKDLTQTSIQLVLIALAFLHDNHVVHTDISSNNILQGNMDSEVLCQIEEDELKRPTPRKVLNDRYIYHSRPMPVCASLPVVSDLGEARIGKQKHRGDIMPGIYRAPEVILDMDWDCKVDIWSTGAMVWDLVQDSHLFFAKRNGLLDDEQHLAEMVSLMGPPPPEFLRRSQKCRQFWDEQGNWKGSMPVPEQSLEIRERQFSGGDKELFLNFLRRIFRWLPEERPTAEELAYDDFLMQPIISDA